The Lathyrus oleraceus cultivar Zhongwan6 chromosome 5, CAAS_Psat_ZW6_1.0, whole genome shotgun sequence genome includes the window ATCCCAGTGAAGAGAATGTTCTACTTCCCAATCATTCCCAGATTACAAAGATTGTATGCATCAACTGAGTCGGCAACTGAAATGAGATGGCATCACATGAACAAAAATAGTTCTAACATCCTTCGCCACCCGTCAGATGGAAAAGCATGGAAACATTTTGATAGTGTATATCTTGACTTTTCTAGGGAACCCAGAAATGTAAGGTTGGGTCTGTGTTCAGATGGTTTTACTCCTTACATTCAAGCGTCTGCTTCTCCATACTCATGTTGGCCAATAATAGTTACTCCGTATAATCTCCCCCCTGAAATGTGCATGACCAAAGCATACTTGTTTTTGGCATGCCTCATACCcgaacctaaaaaccctaaattAAAGATAGATGTCTACTTGCAACCATTGATTGATGATCTACATCGATTGTGGTCCAATGGAATATTGACCTATGATATATCTACAAAACAAAACTTCATCATGAAAGCCTGCTTGACGTGgacaattaatgattttccagccTATGGTATGTTATCTGGATGGGGAACACAAGGTAAattggcatgccctcattgtATGGAACACACTGATGCTTTCACCTTGAAAAGTGGCCATAAGAATTCCTGGTTTGACTGTCATCGTCGTTTCTTGCCATCTAATCACTCCTTCAGAAGGAGTAAAAGAAGTTTCCTAAAAAATAGGGTTGTGACCAATGAGCCACCTCCCATTTCCATAGGGAAAGATATATGGGCGGTAATAAGTAATTTTCCAAAAGTTACTGAAATTGGATGGGAGGCGAAATGGAAAGAATTCGAAGGGTATGAAGTGGATCACAGTTGGAAAAAGCGAAGTATTTTTTGGGATCTCCCATATTGGAAGGATAACTTGTTAAGGCATAACCTCGATGTGATGCACATAGAAAAAAACGTCTTCGATAATATATTTAATACTGTCATGAATGTTAAGGACAAAACAAAGGATAATGAAAAGGCAAGAGAAGACTTGGCTAAATTATGCTTTCGCGGGGACTTGGAGCTCCAACCCTTAGAAAACGGAAAGAATGGTAAAACAAAGGCTAGTTACACTCTAACCAAATCTAAAGCCAAGTTGGTTTATAAATGGCTTAAGGAATTGAGAATGCCAGATGGCTATGCTTCAAACCTCAGTAGGTGTGCCAATGTAGAAAAGGGTACGGTGCATGGGATGAAGAGCCATGATTGTCATGTTTTCATTGAATGTTTACTCCCAATTGCATTCCATTCATTGCCAGATTTGCTCTCATTATTTCAACTCTTTCCGTTTGTTGCCAACCATAAATGTTAGTAACAAACCTCATTTAGACAATGATGACATTCTACCTACAATGTCCATTCTACAACGTGGCGGTCGACCAAGTGGGAAGTCACGAAAATATTTTCTATCTGATAAGGAATGAAAGTCTTCACATGTGCATGTCTTGATAAATTGTGATGAGGTTAAACCATATCTTGAGTAAGTGTGCATCATAATATATTCAATCAAATTATTGATGCATATCATAATAGATATTTACTTATGAATCGTGTGATTTATTTCAGCATATTCTTAGAGAACCACTCTCTAGATATAGAAGATTCATCTGTGCGCATACATATAGAGTTTCCCATATGGCTGAAGAAATATGTAAATGAGGAGACAAATGGAGTTACTAACCAAGATATAATTGCCTTATCTCGCAGTCCTACATCAATGGCCATATCATGGAACATGTATTTTATCAATGGGTACAAGTTTCATACTGAAGAATGGAGCAAAGGTAGAAAAACTAGCAATTGTGGTGTGCACGTGAAAGGTCTTGCAGAAGGAGGAAATACTGATTTTTATGGAATAATCAAACATATCTTTGAGCTAGATTACTTTGGTCTGAAGCATAAGATTCCAGTTTTTTATTGTGAATGGTTTGATCCAACAAGGAATACAGGCACAAAGGTTCACCCACAATATAAAACTGTGGATATTAAGATGGATAAACGTTATCGTCCTTATGATCCTTTCATCCTTGCGCAAAATGCAAAACAAGTGTATTATGTCCCAT containing:
- the LOC127080355 gene encoding uncharacterized protein LOC127080355, whose amino-acid sequence is MNRMVYDAFRPYGVFSHVNDNIEVEGYTEDEFPNEDAKRFYDKLISFNKPIYEGATQSILSISTQLLEIRSNWHVPQKGLDFVAQMLKSVCPVQKCLPENYYQATQLVSKLGLKVEKIDCCKNGCMLYYKDDSKLSECKFCNAPRFIPRKTGMGNYKDIPVKRMFYFPIIPRLQRLYASTESATEMRWHHMNKNSSNILRHPSDGKAWKHFDSVYLDFSREPRNVRLGLCSDGFTPYIQASASPYSCWPIIVTPYNLPPEMCMTKAYLFLACLIPEPKNPKLKIDVYLQPLIDDLHRLWSNGILTYDISTKQNFIMKACLTWTINDFPAYGMLSGWGTQGKLACPHCMEHTDAFTLKSGHKNSWFDCHRRFLPSNHSFRRSKRSFLKNRVVTNEPPPISIGKDIWAVISNFPKVTEIGWEAKWKEFEGYEVDHSWKKRSIFWDLPYWKDNLLRHNLDVMHIEKNVFDNIFNTVMNVKDKTKDNEKAREDLAKLCFRGDLELQPLENGKNGKTKASYTLTKSKAKLVYKWLKELRMPDGYASNLSSIFLENHSLDIEDSSVRIHIEFPIWLKKYVNEETNGVTNQDIIALSRSPTSMAISWNMYFINGYKFHTEEWSKGRKTSNCGVHVKGLAEGGNTDFYGIIKHIFELDYFGLKHKIPVFYCEWFDPTRNTGTKVHPQYKTVDIKMDKRYRPYDPFILAQNAKQVYYVPYPEMCRDMRGWCAAITTKPRGRVEIDNIEDEVPYQSDRMLPALPNVEIEAISCLRDMSQLDVFEEIFDCSTSEADRGH